In Parvivirga hydrogeniphila, one genomic interval encodes:
- a CDS encoding HD-GYP domain-containing protein: protein MPRDDRLESNEEIAALAQPATRTPFATAKRLQRARDLARALAVAATNASLYPETHPLVEQSLDALVQAVSDVMDLGFETVTINIYKGTLFIENHVMPEESVTYRKVIEDTLARGISAITLSLGFAQQDALALVSVLNDTDIADAEAAAVALAARGATAVAVSETTDLDETAREAEAQEHKTEARRHYDRALEAMHDVETKAKLGKVFEVEPLQSVVSNLLDMLLKDPAAVLGLTAIKSHDDYTLNHSINVCILSLALGASIGLDAESLKSLGLSALLYDLGKVRIPEDILAKEGPLTADEWQIVKSHTTEGADLLKRIQLVDQMPMVVAYEHHLRHDLQGYPEPKEPREQHLFSKIVALCDAYDAMTTRRPFRREIRPDKALAVLMQGRNKAYDPSLTKALVALLGIYPMGAVVRLSDGTIGVVFRVNRDDLLRPKVKRLIDADGRWLEFPEVVDLRLVSSESGGFALSIEEALPAAEAGIDDVWQYL, encoded by the coding sequence ATGCCACGAGACGACCGCCTCGAGTCGAACGAGGAGATCGCTGCGCTCGCGCAGCCTGCGACCAGGACGCCGTTCGCGACCGCGAAGCGGCTCCAGCGTGCTCGCGACCTCGCACGCGCTCTTGCCGTCGCCGCGACGAACGCCTCGCTGTACCCCGAGACGCACCCCCTCGTCGAGCAGTCTCTCGATGCGCTCGTGCAGGCGGTCTCGGACGTGATGGACCTCGGGTTCGAGACGGTCACCATCAACATCTACAAGGGCACTCTGTTCATCGAGAACCACGTGATGCCTGAGGAGAGCGTGACCTACCGCAAGGTGATCGAGGACACGCTCGCGCGTGGCATTTCGGCCATCACGCTGAGCCTCGGTTTCGCGCAGCAAGACGCCCTGGCGCTCGTGTCCGTGCTGAACGACACCGACATCGCAGATGCCGAGGCGGCCGCGGTCGCGTTGGCCGCGCGAGGCGCCACGGCCGTTGCGGTGTCGGAGACGACCGACTTGGACGAGACCGCTCGCGAGGCAGAGGCGCAAGAGCACAAGACCGAGGCCCGGAGACACTACGACCGAGCGCTCGAAGCGATGCACGACGTCGAGACGAAGGCGAAGCTCGGCAAGGTGTTCGAGGTCGAGCCGCTGCAGTCGGTCGTGAGCAACTTGCTCGACATGCTGCTGAAGGATCCTGCCGCGGTCCTCGGACTCACGGCGATCAAGAGCCACGACGACTACACGCTCAACCACTCCATCAACGTATGCATCCTCTCGCTCGCGCTCGGCGCGTCCATCGGCCTGGATGCCGAGTCTCTGAAGTCGCTCGGCCTTTCTGCGCTTCTCTACGATCTCGGCAAGGTGCGGATCCCCGAGGACATCCTCGCAAAGGAAGGCCCGCTCACGGCAGACGAGTGGCAGATCGTGAAGAGCCACACCACCGAGGGCGCGGATCTGCTCAAGCGCATCCAGCTCGTCGACCAGATGCCGATGGTGGTCGCGTACGAGCATCACCTGCGCCACGACCTGCAAGGGTATCCCGAGCCGAAGGAGCCCCGCGAGCAGCATCTCTTCTCAAAAATCGTGGCGCTCTGCGACGCCTACGACGCGATGACGACGCGGCGTCCGTTCAGGCGGGAGATCCGACCCGACAAGGCGCTTGCGGTCCTCATGCAGGGCCGCAACAAGGCGTACGACCCGTCGCTCACCAAAGCGCTCGTCGCGCTGCTCGGGATCTATCCGATGGGCGCCGTCGTCCGTCTGTCAGATGGCACCATCGGCGTCGTGTTCCGCGTCAACCGCGACGACCTGCTCAGGCCGAAGGTGAAGCGCCTGATCGACGCAGACGGCCGATGGCTGGAGTTCCCCGAGGTCGTCGACTTGCGGCTCGTCTCCTCGGAGTCGGGCGGGTTCGCGCTCTCGATCGAAGAGGCGCTCCCTGCCGCCGAAGCCGGCATCGACGACGTCTGGCAGTACCTGTGA
- a CDS encoding sensor histidine kinase yields the protein MAARVRGATVVVAALSVFVASVAFYAVWSTQAMARRTAELGRQVAALASGLSAGGPIEGSGDAGLRARLLRVQAGLIGARLIVVDADGRVMFSTFEPGEGPQSIDLSVFSRPDAQGVRVAVRDVASGERLLLVAAPIRSGGYLVGAQTVRDVQKTRSTLVAVLAACMLLALAVAWFAGGTIAQRVAAPLARLKAGAEGIAAGQWGAEVPVEGDEEVAALAQSFNDMSRRVAAVYEAQKSFVSDVSHEIRTPVASIAGYAHAIADGTASDVDTVVRFARVIESEARRLADISSTLLALSDLDAGRVEVARTPVDPRALADALRVRFTTAGDRLAIDALDPGGARPNADAERLLQVASVLVDNALKYAGPTGTVRVSAQADEESWSLVVDDDGPGVPADARERIFERFVRLDQARASGGGSGLGLSIAKRLVELMGGSIAVSDSPLGGARFVVRLPRA from the coding sequence TTGGCAGCGCGTGTTCGCGGCGCGACAGTCGTCGTTGCCGCCTTGTCGGTGTTCGTTGCGTCGGTCGCCTTCTACGCGGTCTGGTCGACGCAGGCCATGGCGAGGCGTACGGCAGAGCTCGGCAGGCAGGTCGCGGCGCTCGCGAGCGGTCTGAGCGCCGGTGGTCCCATCGAGGGCTCCGGCGACGCTGGGTTGCGTGCCCGGCTCCTGCGTGTGCAAGCAGGGCTGATCGGCGCTCGGCTCATAGTGGTGGACGCCGACGGCCGTGTGATGTTCTCCACGTTCGAGCCAGGAGAGGGCCCGCAGTCGATCGACCTGTCCGTGTTCTCGCGCCCCGACGCGCAGGGCGTGCGTGTCGCGGTGCGCGACGTGGCGAGCGGCGAGCGGCTCTTGCTGGTGGCTGCGCCGATCCGGAGCGGGGGGTACCTCGTTGGTGCCCAGACGGTCCGTGACGTGCAGAAGACGAGGTCGACGCTCGTGGCTGTGCTGGCTGCCTGCATGCTGCTGGCTCTCGCCGTCGCGTGGTTTGCGGGCGGTACCATCGCGCAGCGGGTTGCCGCGCCGCTCGCGCGGCTCAAGGCCGGGGCCGAGGGCATAGCGGCGGGGCAGTGGGGCGCCGAAGTGCCGGTCGAAGGCGACGAGGAGGTCGCAGCACTCGCGCAGTCGTTCAACGACATGTCGAGGCGTGTGGCAGCGGTCTACGAGGCTCAGAAGTCGTTCGTGAGCGACGTGTCGCACGAGATAAGGACGCCCGTCGCCTCGATCGCAGGCTACGCGCACGCGATCGCTGACGGCACTGCGAGCGACGTAGACACCGTGGTGCGGTTTGCACGCGTGATCGAAAGCGAAGCGCGACGGCTAGCGGACATCTCCTCGACCCTGCTCGCGCTCTCAGATCTGGACGCGGGGCGTGTCGAGGTCGCGCGCACGCCCGTCGACCCGCGGGCGCTTGCTGATGCCCTCCGCGTGCGGTTCACGACGGCAGGCGACAGGTTGGCTATCGATGCGCTCGATCCAGGCGGCGCACGCCCGAACGCAGACGCTGAGCGCCTGCTGCAGGTGGCGAGCGTCCTTGTGGACAACGCGCTGAAGTACGCGGGTCCGACCGGCACGGTGCGCGTGAGCGCGCAGGCCGACGAGGAGTCCTGGTCGCTCGTGGTCGACGACGATGGCCCTGGCGTTCCGGCCGATGCCCGTGAACGGATCTTCGAGCGCTTCGTGCGGCTCGACCAGGCGCGGGCGTCAGGTGGCGGTTCCGGCCTCGGGCTTTCGATCGCCAAGCGACTCGTGGAGCTCATGGGCGGAAGCATTGCCGTATCAGACAGCCCGCTCGGCGGCGCGCGCTTCGTCGTGCGGCTTCCCCGGGCGTGA
- a CDS encoding response regulator transcription factor, which yields MARALVVDDERNIRDLVAMYLVAAGFDVDEADDGRIAIEMARQSPYDVVILDVMLPGADGAEVCRSIREASDVPVIMLTARDIESEKVALLEAGADDYVTKPFSPPELVARARAAVRRYRGSPDAEGGVLRAGGLVLDPAAHEVSVDGSSVTLTAREFAILHALMRQPGVVLSRQQILDAAWGFSDFVDERGVDVHIRHIREKIGDDAAEPRFIETIRGVGYRFKRDAR from the coding sequence ATGGCGCGGGCGCTGGTCGTCGACGATGAACGCAACATCAGGGACCTCGTCGCGATGTACCTCGTGGCCGCAGGCTTCGATGTCGACGAGGCAGATGACGGACGCATCGCTATAGAGATGGCCCGGCAGTCGCCGTACGACGTCGTGATCCTGGACGTCATGCTGCCCGGTGCGGACGGTGCTGAGGTGTGCCGAAGCATCCGTGAGGCGTCGGACGTCCCCGTCATCATGCTCACGGCGCGCGACATCGAGTCGGAGAAGGTGGCGTTGCTGGAGGCAGGGGCCGACGACTATGTCACGAAGCCGTTCTCGCCGCCGGAGCTCGTGGCCAGGGCCCGAGCGGCCGTGCGTCGCTATCGAGGGTCGCCCGACGCGGAAGGCGGCGTGCTTCGCGCGGGCGGTCTCGTCCTGGATCCGGCGGCCCACGAGGTCAGCGTCGACGGATCCTCAGTCACGCTCACTGCTCGGGAATTCGCCATCCTGCATGCGCTGATGAGGCAGCCAGGAGTCGTCTTGAGCCGACAGCAGATCCTCGACGCCGCGTGGGGCTTCTCGGACTTCGTCGACGAGAGGGGCGTCGACGTCCACATCCGGCACATCCGCGAGAAGATTGGCGATGACGCGGCGGAGCCGCGGTTCATCGAGACGATCCGCGGCGTCGGCTACCGCTTCAAGAGGGACGCCAGGTGA
- a CDS encoding coiled-coil domain-containing protein, producing the protein MTNRRIRAFVFCLLVVVAVAAVPATPASASPVDAEIQQKEAERQAALADVARLQAQLEQQISEYLDLVARIDRARQDVADAQERVAQAEADLERARTAFTARAAELYRSGKVDYLEVLLSADSVPDLFKRIDYLFFVTRYDTRVVEDLTVAKRQRAFEQRDYEDRVARLEQMRVEAEASRKAIEQAIQNQQARATALGEDIAELMRRKAAEAAKGGTPGRDFAPDTIISDANFRDAACMSVSDVQAFLESLSSTLATYRGPDYAGRDKTAAEMIVDAAVYWNVSPKVILATLQKEQSLLEDRSPSQYAYDWAMGCGKTDSSTLTQYQGFGNQIWYGARALDRNADGWYPGVRLVIDGSPVFPTNASTYSLYRYTPHLHGNTSFWMLYWRYFGDPVS; encoded by the coding sequence ATGACCAATCGCCGCATACGTGCGTTCGTTTTCTGCCTGCTCGTCGTCGTGGCCGTGGCGGCCGTGCCCGCGACGCCTGCTTCCGCGTCTCCAGTTGACGCCGAGATCCAGCAGAAGGAAGCCGAGCGGCAGGCCGCGCTCGCAGACGTCGCTCGCTTGCAGGCGCAGCTCGAGCAGCAGATCTCGGAGTACCTCGACTTGGTGGCGCGGATCGACCGGGCGCGCCAAGACGTGGCGGATGCGCAGGAGCGAGTCGCCCAGGCCGAGGCCGACCTGGAGCGGGCGCGGACGGCGTTCACGGCACGTGCTGCCGAGCTGTACCGGTCAGGGAAGGTCGACTATCTCGAGGTGCTGCTCAGCGCAGATTCTGTTCCGGATCTGTTCAAGCGTATCGACTACCTTTTCTTCGTCACGCGATACGACACGCGGGTCGTGGAGGATCTGACCGTTGCGAAGCGCCAGCGTGCGTTCGAGCAGCGCGACTACGAAGACCGCGTCGCCCGGCTCGAGCAGATGCGCGTGGAGGCAGAGGCGAGTCGCAAGGCCATCGAGCAGGCGATTCAAAATCAGCAGGCCCGTGCGACGGCGCTTGGCGAAGATATCGCCGAGCTCATGCGCCGCAAGGCGGCAGAGGCAGCGAAAGGGGGGACGCCTGGAAGGGACTTCGCACCGGACACGATCATATCGGACGCGAACTTCAGAGACGCGGCGTGTATGAGCGTTTCGGACGTGCAGGCGTTCCTCGAGAGTCTCTCGAGCACGCTCGCGACCTACCGTGGGCCTGACTACGCAGGTCGCGACAAGACGGCAGCGGAGATGATCGTCGATGCGGCAGTCTACTGGAACGTCTCTCCGAAGGTGATCCTGGCGACTCTGCAAAAGGAGCAGTCCTTGCTTGAGGACCGCAGCCCCTCTCAGTACGCGTACGACTGGGCGATGGGGTGCGGCAAGACCGACAGCTCGACCCTCACACAGTACCAGGGCTTCGGGAACCAGATCTGGTACGGAGCGCGCGCGCTCGACCGCAACGCCGACGGTTGGTATCCGGGCGTGCGGCTCGTGATCGACGGAAGCCCGGTCTTCCCGACCAACGCCTCGACCTACTCTCTGTACCGCTACACGCCTCACCTGCACGGGAACACGTCCTTCTGGATGCTGTACTGGCGCTACTTCGGCGACCCGGTGTCCTAA
- a CDS encoding sensor histidine kinase yields MAAETSGDTSGVSREAAPAFIVTSEDGASYRIRLDDVPFAEVILAPDLRIVAVNKVVREWFPEIDFSQSPPCWRLWSPAPPERGWDGCPSRAAFADGAPHVAERECLTALGIRTLVISAAPVIDDDGRVVAASMTLRDVTEERAARQRTREQEDLVAAIGESMGDALVVLDDRGRIVLWNRAAERLFGYARDEVLGADVHGLLAPRLPEEAVQEQFQRFAAEGTLSFKEGALELAARAKSGEEIPVEVVLSPVRFDGRAHVAAVVRDIRERKAAEAATAELLDAARRNALLIESMTEGVALHEIVLDDAGRPVDYRFLDVNPAFESILGLRKRDIVGKTVREVLPGVEQAWIDRYGEVALTGVAQRFEDHASALGRWFEVTAYSPQPGQFVTVVTDITYRKKAEQSLKRHNAELERRVAERTRDVERPLEELRAANAALEEAVAMRDDFLRAMSHELRTPLNSVLGFSELLLSGLAGDLDDEQKRQVGFIRASGEQLLTLVNDVLDLSLLRAGQAHVDIAEFDAREMLDEALSGLKMQAEDKGLALAWSVQGEPAVRSDKRRIVQILHNLVGNAVKFTESGEVRVLFVHDSDGVELSVSDTGPGIPAEERGLIFEEFYQVARRGAAKPLGAGVGLSVVKGVAELLGGAVVVESEPGRGSTFRVQLPEIESPFESEEDGTELLRS; encoded by the coding sequence GTGGCAGCAGAAACCAGTGGCGATACGAGCGGCGTCAGCCGTGAGGCCGCCCCGGCATTCATCGTGACGTCCGAGGACGGGGCTTCGTATCGGATCCGTCTCGACGACGTCCCGTTCGCCGAGGTGATCCTCGCACCGGACCTGCGGATCGTGGCGGTCAACAAGGTCGTGCGCGAGTGGTTCCCGGAGATCGACTTCTCGCAGTCTCCTCCGTGCTGGCGGTTGTGGAGCCCTGCGCCGCCCGAACGCGGGTGGGATGGTTGCCCCTCCCGCGCGGCGTTCGCTGACGGTGCGCCGCACGTCGCTGAACGCGAGTGCCTGACTGCGCTCGGAATCAGGACGCTCGTCATCTCGGCAGCGCCGGTCATCGACGACGACGGCCGTGTGGTAGCAGCGAGTATGACGCTGCGCGATGTCACCGAGGAGCGTGCCGCTCGTCAGCGAACGCGGGAACAAGAGGACCTGGTCGCGGCGATCGGCGAGTCGATGGGCGATGCTCTGGTGGTGCTGGACGACAGAGGACGGATCGTGCTGTGGAACCGTGCAGCCGAGCGCCTGTTCGGGTACGCCCGAGACGAGGTCCTGGGTGCTGACGTGCACGGACTGCTGGCGCCCAGGCTGCCCGAAGAGGCGGTCCAGGAGCAGTTCCAGCGGTTTGCGGCAGAAGGGACGCTGTCGTTCAAGGAAGGCGCGCTCGAGCTCGCGGCGCGCGCGAAATCTGGCGAGGAGATCCCCGTCGAGGTCGTGCTCTCACCCGTGAGGTTCGACGGACGGGCACACGTCGCGGCCGTCGTCCGAGACATCCGGGAGCGCAAGGCGGCCGAAGCGGCCACGGCGGAGCTTCTCGACGCCGCCCGCCGCAACGCGCTCCTCATCGAGAGCATGACCGAAGGCGTTGCGCTTCACGAGATCGTCCTTGACGACGCCGGACGGCCCGTGGACTACCGGTTCCTCGACGTGAACCCGGCATTCGAGTCGATTCTGGGCCTGAGGAAGCGAGACATCGTCGGCAAGACGGTGCGCGAGGTCCTGCCCGGCGTGGAACAGGCGTGGATCGACCGGTATGGCGAGGTGGCCCTCACGGGCGTTGCGCAGCGCTTCGAAGATCACGCATCTGCGCTGGGGCGTTGGTTCGAGGTAACGGCGTACTCCCCGCAACCGGGGCAGTTCGTCACGGTCGTCACGGACATCACCTACCGCAAGAAGGCAGAGCAATCGCTGAAGCGCCACAACGCGGAGCTCGAACGGCGCGTCGCAGAGCGTACCCGAGACGTGGAGCGCCCGCTCGAAGAGCTGCGTGCGGCGAACGCTGCGCTCGAGGAAGCCGTGGCGATGCGAGACGACTTCCTGCGCGCCATGAGCCATGAGCTCCGCACGCCGCTGAACTCGGTTCTCGGGTTCTCTGAGCTCCTCTTGAGCGGGCTCGCCGGCGACTTGGACGACGAGCAGAAACGGCAGGTGGGCTTCATCCGGGCATCCGGAGAACAGCTGCTCACGCTCGTGAACGACGTGCTCGACCTTTCGCTGCTGCGGGCGGGCCAGGCGCACGTGGACATCGCCGAGTTCGACGCCCGCGAGATGCTCGATGAGGCGCTGAGCGGGCTCAAGATGCAAGCCGAAGACAAGGGGCTCGCTCTCGCGTGGTCTGTCCAGGGCGAACCGGCGGTGCGCAGCGACAAGCGGCGCATCGTGCAGATCCTCCACAACCTCGTCGGGAACGCCGTCAAGTTCACGGAGTCCGGGGAGGTCCGCGTCCTGTTCGTCCACGACAGCGACGGCGTCGAGTTGAGCGTGTCTGATACGGGGCCAGGGATCCCGGCAGAGGAACGGGGCCTCATCTTCGAGGAGTTCTATCAAGTCGCGCGAAGGGGCGCGGCCAAGCCCCTGGGCGCCGGTGTCGGTCTCTCGGTCGTGAAGGGCGTGGCCGAGCTGCTCGGCGGCGCGGTGGTGGTTGAGAGCGAGCCAGGACGCGGCTCGACGTTCCGCGTCCAGCTGCCTGAAATCGAGAGTCCCTTCGAAAGCGAAGAAGACGGCACCGAACTGCTGAGGAGCTAG
- a CDS encoding M20/M25/M40 family metallo-hydrolase has product MREGVDDRIRDRVRVLMPQAVEDLRALVAVPSIAFPGYDRAPVLEAARVTARLLERVGCAVQFLEIPDAPPAVFGEIPAPAGAPTVLLYAHYDVQPEGDASAWLSPPFELTERDGRLYGRGAADNKAGIVMHATALQALAGELGIGVKVLVEGEEETGRSGLEEWVLAHPEVVAADVVVVGDMGNWRAGEPTLTTSLRGVTDCTIEVRTLAAPVHSGSYGGPFPDALMALIRALDTLLDENGDVAIDGLTGTSWDGLEPDEGGIAREAGLLDGVSLIGTGTLGERLWAKPSVNVIGIDAPAVEGSRNALVHEARARVSLRVPPSSDPTEAQRLLMEHIRRSVPWNARVRVTPGAVGPGFAADTSGPAYSKAREALREAYGRDPVSLGAGGSIPLVSAFARTLPGAEIILWGPEDGSCAIHAPNESVDREELERATVAEALLLAGLAR; this is encoded by the coding sequence ATGCGTGAGGGGGTCGACGACCGCATCCGCGATCGCGTGCGCGTGCTGATGCCGCAGGCCGTCGAAGACCTGCGGGCGCTCGTCGCGGTCCCATCGATCGCGTTTCCAGGCTACGACCGTGCGCCGGTGCTCGAGGCCGCCCGAGTCACAGCCCGGCTTCTCGAGCGCGTGGGCTGCGCGGTGCAGTTCCTCGAGATTCCGGACGCGCCGCCTGCTGTGTTCGGCGAGATTCCTGCACCTGCCGGCGCACCGACGGTGCTTCTGTACGCGCACTACGACGTGCAGCCGGAAGGAGACGCGAGCGCGTGGCTCTCGCCGCCCTTCGAGCTCACCGAGCGCGATGGTCGGCTGTACGGTCGGGGCGCTGCCGACAACAAGGCCGGCATCGTGATGCACGCGACCGCACTGCAAGCGCTCGCTGGTGAGCTTGGCATCGGTGTGAAGGTGCTCGTCGAGGGCGAGGAGGAGACCGGCCGAAGCGGGCTTGAAGAGTGGGTCCTCGCGCATCCTGAGGTCGTCGCGGCAGACGTCGTCGTCGTGGGCGACATGGGGAACTGGCGGGCAGGCGAGCCGACGCTCACGACATCGCTCAGGGGCGTGACGGACTGCACCATCGAGGTGCGGACGCTCGCGGCGCCGGTCCATTCAGGCTCGTACGGCGGCCCGTTCCCCGACGCGCTCATGGCGCTGATAAGGGCCCTCGACACGCTGCTCGACGAGAACGGCGACGTCGCCATCGACGGGCTGACCGGCACGTCATGGGACGGCCTGGAGCCTGACGAAGGCGGCATCGCCCGTGAGGCCGGGCTGCTGGACGGCGTCTCGCTCATCGGAACGGGAACGCTCGGTGAGCGCCTGTGGGCGAAGCCGTCCGTCAACGTCATCGGCATCGACGCGCCAGCGGTCGAAGGCTCACGCAACGCTCTGGTGCACGAAGCGCGAGCGCGCGTGAGCCTTCGCGTCCCGCCCAGCTCCGATCCAACCGAGGCGCAGCGGCTGTTGATGGAGCACATCAGGCGCTCGGTGCCGTGGAATGCGCGGGTGCGCGTGACGCCAGGCGCGGTAGGCCCGGGGTTCGCTGCCGATACGAGCGGTCCGGCGTATTCGAAGGCGCGCGAGGCGCTGCGCGAAGCCTACGGGCGCGATCCGGTCTCGCTCGGCGCAGGCGGCTCTATCCCGCTCGTGAGCGCCTTCGCGCGAACGCTGCCCGGTGCAGAGATCATCCTGTGGGGGCCGGAGGACGGCTCGTGCGCGATCCATGCTCCCAACGAGAGCGTCGATAGAGAAGAGCTCGAACGCGCGACGGTGGCAGAGGCGCTGCTGCTGGCCGGGTTGGCACGGTAA
- a CDS encoding 4-oxalocrotonate tautomerase: protein MPIVHIHMYEGRTVEQKRELVKRVTQAIVETVDTKPEAVHIVIHDMARHDYGDGGKLGCDA, encoded by the coding sequence ATGCCGATCGTCCACATCCACATGTACGAAGGCAGGACCGTCGAGCAGAAGCGCGAGCTCGTCAAGCGCGTCACCCAGGCGATCGTCGAGACCGTGGACACGAAGCCGGAAGCGGTGCACATCGTCATCCACGACATGGCGCGCCACGACTACGGGGACGGCGGGAAGCTCGGCTGCGATGCGTGA
- a CDS encoding bacteriohemerythrin, whose translation MDERFAWDPALETGVEQVDRQHRRLFKLASTLSSCSLDENCDEDTVTDAIYGLTEYVTEHFADEETLMEQASYPGLGPHRSRHEQLTADTMRYVARFFNGERVAAEELSEFLADWLAAHIERDDKAFAVWLRER comes from the coding sequence ATGGACGAACGATTCGCATGGGACCCTGCGCTCGAAACGGGTGTAGAGCAGGTCGATCGGCAGCACAGGCGGCTGTTCAAGCTTGCCTCGACGCTGAGCTCGTGCTCGCTCGATGAGAACTGCGACGAGGACACCGTCACCGACGCGATCTACGGGCTCACCGAGTACGTCACCGAGCACTTCGCTGACGAAGAGACGCTGATGGAGCAAGCGTCGTACCCCGGGCTCGGACCGCACCGCAGCCGCCACGAGCAGCTCACCGCCGATACGATGCGCTACGTCGCGCGGTTCTTCAACGGCGAGCGCGTGGCAGCCGAGGAGCTCTCGGAGTTCCTGGCGGACTGGCTTGCGGCGCACATCGAGCGCGACGACAAGGCCTTCGCCGTCTGGCTTCGCGAGCGATAG